GCCATGCATACATATTATCACCTCTTTATTTAATAAAACGACGAACTGACCATAGTGATAATCATAAGCGCTATATCACACAGCTGAGACATCTCGTTGTTCCTCTTCGTTAATGGCGAAACCAACCCTGGTGTCTCTTCGAATCCATCTTCGCAAGTCGTGGCGGCACCGGCGACCGAACTCACTGCGAGATTGGCGTGTCTGTTGTCCTTCATTTTGTAATCCTTGACGGCTTGCTTGATGCTAGTTATGGCGTCTGTGTAAAGGTCCAAACAGTCATCCAAACACATCCTTACGAACTTGTCAAGCTCCTCGTTCTTGAGAAGATTCTTGATGAAGCGCCTTGTGTTGGTCACATTGTTCTTGACTAGCTTCATGGATATGAGGCCAAGTTGCCGGAGATCGGCGCCTTGGCTGTTTGGGTCGGCTTGGAGAGAAGTCACGCAGAACTTGTAGCTCATGCTGGTGTACTCTTCTTGAGCACATTTCTTGCAGATTTCAGAGATGACATTGTTGGCAGTTATGGGAGTGAAGGTTGatgagaagaggaggaagagagggagGAATGTGAAGGTGAATATGGGAGTTGTCATTTTGTGGGGATGAGAACTATGAAGTTTTGCGGTTggggtactttttttttttttttgagagtaTTGCGGTTGGGGTACTATTTATAGGTAGTTTGGATA
This portion of the Rosa chinensis cultivar Old Blush chromosome 1, RchiOBHm-V2, whole genome shotgun sequence genome encodes:
- the LOC112196201 gene encoding putative invertase inhibitor; the encoded protein is MTTPIFTFTFLPLFLLFSSTFTPITANNVISEICKKCAQEEYTSMSYKFCVTSLQADPNSQGADLRQLGLISMKLVKNNVTNTRRFIKNLLKNEELDKFVRMCLDDCLDLYTDAITSIKQAVKDYKMKDNRHANLAVSSVAGAATTCEDGFEETPGLVSPLTKRNNEMSQLCDIALMIITMVSSSFY